One window of Deltaproteobacteria bacterium genomic DNA carries:
- a CDS encoding ABC transporter ATP-binding protein → MGPFLKAEGITKRYGSLTALNGVGLAMDEGASLVLLGPNGAGKSTLLGVLAGRINPTSGTVRLLGNEIKHSREARALTGYLSHDSMLYGGLSAQENLVLYCRLYGVNGIAARVEEMLRLIGLWDRRNDMVDGFSRGMEQRLAIARSLLHNPRLLILDEPFSGLDYRSSKKLTDILATLRDEKRATLLSTHDLEAAGSLGNEVAVIHKGRIRYRGEVGDNLRDLYLSLVMEEKS, encoded by the coding sequence ATGGGACCGTTCCTTAAGGCTGAAGGCATTACTAAGCGGTACGGGTCCCTGACCGCCCTGAATGGGGTGGGGCTTGCCATGGATGAGGGGGCATCTCTCGTTCTCCTTGGACCCAACGGAGCCGGGAAAAGCACCTTGCTCGGTGTCCTGGCAGGGAGGATTAATCCCACTTCCGGAACCGTGCGGCTCCTGGGAAATGAGATAAAACACAGCCGGGAGGCCCGGGCTCTTACCGGGTATCTTTCCCATGATTCCATGCTCTACGGCGGACTGTCCGCGCAGGAAAATCTCGTCCTTTATTGCCGACTGTACGGCGTTAACGGTATTGCGGCGCGGGTGGAGGAGATGCTTCGGCTCATTGGGCTTTGGGATCGGCGCAATGACATGGTTGACGGTTTTTCCAGGGGCATGGAGCAGAGGCTGGCAATCGCCCGCTCACTTCTCCATAATCCGAGGCTGTTGATTCTCGATGAGCCATTCAGCGGTCTGGATTACCGGTCCTCAAAAAAGCTTACGGATATTCTCGCAACCTTGCGCGACGAGAAAAGAGCGACCCTGTTGTCGACACATGACCTTGAAGCCGCCGGATCGCTTGGAAACGAGGTGGCTGTTATTCACAAGGGACGAATACGGTACAGGGGCGAGGTGGGAGACAACCTCAGAGATCTGTACCTGAGCCTTGTTATGGAGGAGAAAAGTTGA